Proteins encoded in a region of the Schistocerca serialis cubense isolate TAMUIC-IGC-003099 chromosome 6, iqSchSeri2.2, whole genome shotgun sequence genome:
- the LOC126484651 gene encoding collagen alpha-1(XXVII) chain B-like produces MGDQQCETVLGAMGDQQCETVLGATGYQQCETVLGATGDQQCETVLGAMGDQQCETVLGAMGDQQCETVLGATGYQQCETVLGAMGDQQCETVLGAMGDQQCETVLGATGYQQCETVLGATGDQQCETVLGAMGDQQCETVLGAMGDQQCETVLGATGYQQCETVLGAMGDQQCETVLGAMGDQQCETVLGAMGDQQYETVLGAMGDQQCETVLGAKGYQQCETVLGAMGDQQCETVLGAMGDQQCETVLGAMGDQQCETVLGATGDQQCETVLGALGDQQCETVLGATGYQQCETVLGAIGDQKCETVLGAMGDQQCETFLGAMGDQQYETVLGAMRDQQCETVLGAKGYQQCKTVLGAMGDQQCESVLGAMGDQQCETVLGAMGYQQYETVLGATGDQQCETVLGAMGDQQCETVLGATGYQQC; encoded by the coding sequence atgggggaccaacagtgcgaaactgttttaggagcaatgggggaccaacagtgcgaaactgttttaggagcaaCGGGGTACCAACAGTGCGAGACTGTTTTAGGAGCTACGGGGGACCAACAGTgcgaaactgttttaggagcaatgggggaccaacagtgcgaaactgttttaggagcaatgggggaccaacagtgtgaaactgttttaggagcaaCGGGGTACCAACAGTgcgaaactgttttaggagcaatgggggaccaacagtgcgaaactgttttaggagcaatgggggaccaacagtgcgaaactgttttaggagcaaCGGGGTACCAACAGTGCGAGACTGTTTTAGGAGCCACGGGGGACCAACAGTgcgaaactgttttaggagcaatgggggaccaacagtgcgaaactgttttaggagcaatgggggaccaacagtgtgaaactgttttaggagcaaCGGGGTACCAACAGTgcgaaactgttttaggagcaatgggggaccaacagtgcgaaactgttttaggagcaatgggggaccaacagtgcgaaactgttttaggagcaatgggggaccaacagtatgaaactgttttaggagcaatgggggaccaacagtgcgaaactgttttaggagcaaAGGGGTACCAACAGTgcgaaactgttttaggagcaatgggggaccaacagtgcgaaactgttttaggagcaatgggggaccaacagtgcgaaactgttttaggagcaatgGGGGACCAACAGTGCGAAACTGTTTTAGGAGCCACGGGGGACCAACAGTgcgaaactgttttaggagcaTTGGGGGACCAACAGTGtgaaactgttttaggagcaaCGGGGTACCAACAGTgcgaaactgttttaggagcaatAGGGGATCAAAAGTGtgaaactgttttaggagcaatgggggaccaacagtgcgaaacttttttaggagcaatgggggaccaacagtatgaaactgttttaggagcaatgagggaccaacagtgcgaaactgttttaggagcaaAGGGGTACCAACAGTGCAaaactgttttaggagcaatgggggaccaacagtgcgaatctgttttaggagcaatgggggaccaacagtgcgaaactgttttaggagcaatgGGGTACCAACAGTACGAAACTGTTTTAGGAGCCACGGGGGACCAACAGTgcgaaactgttttaggagcaatgggggaccaacagtgtgaaactgttttaggagcaaCGGGGTACCAACAGTGCTaa
- the LOC126484652 gene encoding uncharacterized protein LOC126484652, translated as MGDQQCETVLGAMGDQQCETVLGATGCQQCETVLGAMGDQKCETVLGAMGDQQCETVLGATGYQQCETVLGATGDQQFETVLGAMGDQQYETVLGAMGDQQCETVLGATGYQQCKTVLGAMGDQQCETVLGAMGDQQCETVLGATGYQQSETVLGAMGDQQCETVLGAMGDQQCETVLGAMGDQQYETVLGAMGGQQCETV; from the coding sequence atgggggaccaacagtgcgaaactgttttaggagcaatgGGGGACCAACAGTGCGAAACTGTTCTAGGAGCAACGGGGTGCCAACAGTgcgaaactgttttaggagcaatgGGGGATCAAAAGTGtgaaactgttttaggagcaatgggggaccaacagtgcgaaactgttttaggagcaaCGGGGTACCAACAGTgcgaaactgttttaggagcaaCGGGGGACCAACAGTTcgaaactgttttaggagcaatgggggaccaacagtatgaaactgttttaggagcaatgggggaccaacagtgcgaaactgttttaggagcaaCGGGGTACCAACAATGCAaaactgttttaggagcaatgggggaccaacagtgcgaaactgttttaggagcaatgggggaccaacagtgcgaaactgttttaggagcaaCGGGGTACCAACAGAgcgaaactgttttaggagcaatgggggaccaacagtgcgaaactgttttaggtgcaatgggggaccaacagtgcgaaactgttttaggagcaatgggggaccaacagtatgaaactgttttaggagcaatgGGGGGCCAACAGTGCGAAACTGTTTAA
- the LOC126484653 gene encoding collagen alpha-1(XXVII) chain B-like → MGDQQCETVLGAMGDQQCETVLGATGDQQCEIVLGAMGDQQCETVLGAMGDQQCETVLGATGCQQCETVLGAMGDQKCETVLGAMGDQQCETVLGATGYQQCETVLGATGDQQFETVLGAMGDQQYETVLGAMGDQQCETVLGAKGYQQCKTVLGAMGDQQCETVLGAMGDQQCETVLGATGYQQSETVLGAMGDQQCETVLGAMGDQQCETVLGATGDQQYETVLGAMGDQQCETVLGAMGYQQCETVFGATGTNSAKLF, encoded by the coding sequence atgggggaccaacagtgcgaaactgttttaggagcaatgggggaccaacagtgcgaaactgttttaggagcaacgggggaccaacagtgcgaaattgttttaggagcaatgggggaccaacagtgcgaaactgttttaggagcaatgggggaccaacagtgcgaaactgttttaggagcaaCGGGGTGCCAACAGTgcgaaactgttttaggagcaatgGGGGATCAAAAGTgcgaaactgttttaggagcaatgggggaccaacagtgcgaaactgttttaggagcaaCGGGGTACCAACAGTgcgaaactgttttaggagcaaCGGGGGACCAACAGTTcgaaactgttttaggagcaatgggggaccaacagtatgaaactgttttaggagcaatgggggaccaacagtgcgaaactgttttaggagcaaAGGGGTACCAACAGTGCAaaactgttttaggagcaatgggggaccaacagtgcgaaactgttttaggagcaatgggggaccaacagtgcgaaactgttttaggagcaaCGGGGTACCAACAGAgcgaaactgttttaggagcaatgggggaccaacagtgcgaaactgttttaggtgcaatgggggaccaacagtgcgaaactgttttaggagcaaCGGGGGACCAACAGTAtgaaactgttttaggagcaatgggggaccaacagtgcgaaactgttttaggagcaatgGGGTACCAACAGTGTGAAACTGTTTTTGGAGCAACGGGGACCAACAGTgcgaaactgttttag